One Actinoplanes missouriensis 431 DNA segment encodes these proteins:
- a CDS encoding glycoside hydrolase family 3 N-terminal domain-containing protein, producing the protein MELLLAEMSLEEKVAQLGSRWLGKDKGATGAAGPEPETNHNVAPMEDEFSTGAALEDASRHGLGHLTRVYGSYPVTVAEGAAELVRQQRIVMASSRLGIPAIVHEECLTGFTAHGATVYPSATAWGATFDPDLIERMAAAIGRDMAALGVQQGLSPVLDVVRDYRWGRVEEAIGEDPYLVSLVGAAYVRGLQSAGVIATLKHFAGYSASRGARNHGPVPMGRRELLDVILPPFETAIAPVSRNGGGAGSVMNSYSDIDGVPAGADPWLLTDLLRDEWGFTGTVVSDYWAVPFLAMNHGIAADAGGAGVRALEAGIDVELPDTIGYGDELISRVRSGEVPESLVDRAARRLLTQKAELGLLDADWTPEAAVAGASTVDLDSAANRALARDIAERSIVLLDPGTVLPLAMPTETAMPTGTAMPTKTAMPARIAVVGPCADDARTLLGCYAFPNHVLPRYPGVDAGIALPTPREAMEAEFGAGAIVYAAGCHVSDPDRSGFAGAVAAAEETDVTVAFVGDLAGLFGAGTSGEGCDAADLRLPGVQSELLGALLATGKPVVVVVVSGRPYALGEVAGRAAALVQAFMPGEEGAAAIAGVLSGRVQPSGKLPVQIPRHPGGQPGTYLQPRLGVVHTGTSNLDPTPLFPFGHGRSYTTFTVDDLRLSEARVPTDGAFTATVRVTNTGDRAGAEVVQLYLTDPVAEVTRPVKQLTGFQRVELAPGAAADVVFTVHTDRTAFTGARMRRIVEPGELRISVGVSAGELPCAGSVELTGAIREAGPGRQLITGAEVRPADS; encoded by the coding sequence GTGGAGTTGCTGCTCGCGGAGATGAGCCTGGAAGAAAAAGTTGCGCAACTCGGCAGCCGCTGGCTCGGCAAGGACAAAGGTGCCACCGGAGCGGCCGGCCCGGAACCGGAAACGAATCACAATGTGGCACCGATGGAGGACGAGTTCTCGACCGGAGCCGCCCTCGAGGACGCGAGCCGGCACGGTCTCGGTCACCTCACCCGCGTCTACGGCAGCTACCCGGTGACCGTCGCCGAGGGCGCCGCCGAACTGGTCCGCCAGCAGCGGATCGTGATGGCCTCGTCCCGGCTCGGCATCCCGGCGATCGTCCACGAGGAGTGCCTCACCGGTTTCACCGCGCACGGCGCCACCGTCTATCCGTCGGCCACCGCGTGGGGAGCGACGTTCGACCCGGACCTGATCGAGCGGATGGCCGCGGCGATCGGGCGGGACATGGCGGCGCTCGGCGTCCAGCAGGGACTCTCCCCGGTGCTCGACGTGGTCCGCGACTACCGCTGGGGCCGGGTCGAGGAGGCGATCGGCGAGGACCCGTACCTGGTGTCGCTGGTCGGCGCCGCCTACGTGCGCGGCCTGCAGAGCGCCGGGGTGATCGCCACGCTGAAGCACTTCGCCGGATACAGCGCCTCCCGCGGCGCCCGCAACCACGGCCCGGTGCCGATGGGCCGCCGCGAGCTGCTCGACGTGATCCTGCCGCCGTTCGAGACCGCGATCGCCCCGGTCAGCCGCAACGGTGGCGGCGCCGGCTCGGTGATGAACTCCTACTCCGACATCGACGGCGTGCCGGCCGGCGCCGACCCGTGGCTGCTCACCGACCTGCTGCGCGACGAGTGGGGCTTCACCGGCACGGTCGTCTCGGACTACTGGGCGGTCCCGTTCCTGGCGATGAACCACGGGATCGCCGCGGACGCCGGCGGCGCCGGCGTCCGCGCGCTCGAGGCGGGCATCGACGTGGAGCTTCCGGACACCATCGGTTACGGCGACGAGCTCATTTCCCGGGTACGGTCCGGCGAGGTCCCCGAGAGTCTGGTCGACCGCGCCGCCCGCCGCCTGCTCACCCAGAAGGCGGAGCTGGGCCTGCTCGACGCGGACTGGACGCCGGAGGCCGCCGTGGCCGGCGCGTCCACCGTCGACCTGGACTCGGCCGCCAACCGCGCGCTCGCCCGGGACATCGCCGAACGCTCGATCGTGCTGCTCGACCCGGGCACGGTGCTGCCGCTCGCCATGCCCACCGAGACCGCAATGCCCACCGGGACCGCAATGCCCACCAAGACCGCAATGCCCGCCCGGATCGCCGTGGTCGGCCCGTGCGCGGACGACGCCCGTACCCTCCTGGGCTGCTATGCCTTTCCCAACCACGTCCTGCCGCGCTATCCGGGGGTGGACGCGGGCATCGCGCTGCCCACCCCGCGCGAGGCGATGGAGGCCGAGTTCGGCGCCGGCGCCATCGTGTACGCGGCCGGCTGTCACGTCAGCGACCCGGACCGTTCCGGTTTCGCCGGGGCGGTGGCCGCGGCCGAGGAGACCGACGTGACGGTGGCCTTCGTCGGTGACCTGGCCGGGCTGTTCGGCGCGGGCACCTCCGGCGAGGGCTGCGACGCCGCGGACCTGCGACTGCCCGGCGTGCAGTCCGAGCTGCTCGGCGCGCTGCTCGCCACCGGCAAGCCGGTCGTCGTGGTGGTGGTCTCCGGCCGGCCGTACGCGCTCGGTGAGGTCGCCGGTCGCGCGGCCGCGCTGGTCCAGGCGTTCATGCCGGGCGAGGAGGGCGCCGCCGCGATCGCCGGGGTGCTCTCCGGCCGGGTCCAGCCCAGCGGCAAGCTCCCGGTGCAGATCCCCCGGCACCCGGGCGGGCAGCCGGGCACCTACCTGCAGCCGCGCCTCGGCGTGGTGCACACCGGCACCAGCAACCTGGACCCGACGCCGCTGTTCCCGTTCGGTCACGGCCGCTCCTACACCACGTTCACGGTGGACGATCTGCGGCTCAGCGAGGCGCGGGTGCCGACCGACGGCGCGTTCACCGCGACCGTGCGGGTCACCAACACCGGGGACCGGGCCGGGGCCGAGGTGGTCCAGCTCTACCTCACCGACCCGGTCGCCGAGGTCACCCGTCCGGTGAAACAGCTGACCGGCTTCCAGCGGGTCGAGCTGGCGCCGGGCGCGGCCGCCGACGTGGTGTTCACCGTGCACACCGACCGCACCGCGTTCACCGGCGCCCGGATGCGGCGCATCGTGGAACCCGGTGAGCTGCGGATTTCCGTCGGCGTCTCGGCCGGCGAGCTGCCCTGCGCGGGATCCGTCGAGCTCACCGGCGCGATCCGCGAGGCCGGACCGGGGCGGCAGCTGATCACCGGGGCGGAGGTGCGTCCCGCTGATTCGTGA
- a CDS encoding ATP-binding protein, whose product MVMLDAAVLANPVRLRAVERALRTLQGRAARADDIALLAARLLDAPMAAVTLVGNDEEHFLGMHGLPEEFQQTRRAPLEYSVCKYVVCADHVMLSRNMSAEPDEALRHHAIVREYGIRAFVSVPVHNDDDRPIGSVTVLDRRTRDWTGEQVDMLVTIAETLIVTAPTAVAGLDEGAFLGALLQSLDAGVVACDAAGRVVFANRAMRELRGLPLDGPLPDDYEDSAVAVLTTPDERSMPWEQTPLIRALHGETVINEDVHVHVPGHRCRVSATTARPIIGAGGRLVGAVAVAHEATALRRAEKFRACHLAVEQVLKRSWSAAEAAPDVLRAVTGALGWPAAELFLVDDATGVLEAVGHWDASGFDPDDFFGHSPVPGEGITGRAWQTGRAIWVPDIALSPELRSAHERERVEICLRRGVRTALAVPVRDGGTLFGVLTCYAGTQEYEPDLLTVLLDGVAAQIGGFVSRRRAQELSRQLARAQSDFVDLVGHELRTPLTSITANATILAEESAGLDADGRQMATVIARNAAALQRIADTLLDLAGLDSGHLGLDLRRVDLAALVAEACTRARRGADRLTLITELPAELHLLADPERLRQMADDLLSNAVRYSPPGASVHVTVRAEGQMANLCITDTGIGTPADERARVFDRFYRGSNVRHQGTTGSGLGLSLARAIVLLHGGTIRLEENRPTGTVVDVRLPLAGPPTT is encoded by the coding sequence ATGGTGATGCTGGACGCGGCGGTGCTCGCGAATCCGGTGCGGCTGCGGGCGGTGGAACGCGCTCTTCGCACCCTGCAGGGCCGGGCCGCGCGGGCCGACGACATCGCGCTGCTCGCCGCCCGCCTGCTCGACGCCCCGATGGCCGCCGTCACGCTGGTCGGCAACGACGAGGAGCACTTCCTCGGCATGCACGGGCTGCCCGAGGAGTTCCAGCAGACCCGGCGGGCGCCACTGGAGTACTCGGTCTGCAAGTACGTGGTCTGCGCCGACCATGTGATGCTCTCCCGGAACATGAGCGCCGAGCCCGACGAGGCGCTGCGCCATCACGCGATAGTCCGGGAGTACGGGATCCGCGCCTTCGTGAGCGTCCCGGTCCACAACGACGACGACCGGCCGATCGGCTCGGTCACCGTGCTGGACCGCCGCACCCGCGACTGGACCGGCGAGCAGGTCGACATGCTGGTGACGATCGCCGAAACCCTGATCGTCACCGCGCCGACCGCCGTCGCCGGGCTCGACGAGGGCGCGTTCCTCGGCGCGTTGCTGCAGAGCCTCGACGCCGGTGTGGTCGCCTGCGACGCGGCCGGCCGGGTGGTCTTCGCGAACCGGGCCATGCGGGAACTGCGCGGCCTGCCGCTGGACGGCCCGTTGCCCGACGACTACGAGGACAGCGCGGTCGCCGTGCTGACCACCCCCGACGAGCGGTCGATGCCGTGGGAGCAGACCCCGCTGATCCGTGCCCTGCACGGCGAAACGGTGATCAACGAGGACGTGCACGTGCACGTGCCGGGCCACCGCTGCCGGGTCTCGGCCACCACGGCCCGCCCGATCATCGGCGCCGGCGGCCGGCTCGTCGGCGCCGTCGCCGTCGCGCACGAGGCCACCGCGCTGCGCCGGGCCGAGAAGTTCCGGGCCTGCCACCTTGCCGTCGAACAGGTCCTGAAACGCTCCTGGTCGGCGGCCGAGGCGGCGCCCGACGTGCTGCGGGCGGTCACCGGCGCGCTGGGCTGGCCGGCCGCCGAGCTGTTCCTGGTCGACGACGCCACCGGCGTGCTGGAGGCGGTCGGCCACTGGGACGCCTCCGGATTCGACCCCGACGACTTCTTCGGGCACAGCCCGGTGCCCGGCGAGGGCATCACCGGGCGGGCCTGGCAGACCGGGCGGGCGATCTGGGTGCCGGACATCGCGCTCAGCCCCGAACTGCGCAGCGCCCACGAACGGGAACGGGTCGAGATCTGCCTGCGGCGTGGCGTGCGCACCGCCCTGGCCGTGCCGGTCCGCGACGGCGGGACGCTGTTCGGCGTGCTCACCTGCTACGCCGGCACCCAGGAGTACGAGCCCGACCTGCTCACCGTGCTGCTCGACGGGGTCGCCGCGCAGATCGGCGGCTTCGTCTCCCGGCGCCGCGCCCAGGAACTGAGCCGCCAGCTGGCCCGCGCCCAGAGCGACTTCGTCGACCTGGTCGGGCACGAGCTGCGCACCCCGCTCACCTCGATCACCGCGAACGCGACAATCCTCGCCGAGGAATCCGCCGGGCTCGACGCCGACGGCCGCCAGATGGCCACCGTGATCGCCCGCAACGCCGCCGCCCTGCAGCGCATCGCCGACACCCTGCTCGACCTGGCCGGCCTGGACTCCGGGCACCTCGGGCTCGACCTGCGCCGGGTCGACCTCGCCGCCCTGGTGGCCGAGGCGTGCACCCGCGCCCGCCGCGGCGCCGACCGCCTCACCCTGATCACCGAGCTACCCGCCGAACTGCACCTGCTCGCCGACCCGGAACGCCTCCGGCAGATGGCCGACGACCTGCTGTCGAACGCCGTCCGCTACAGCCCGCCCGGCGCCTCCGTGCACGTCACCGTACGGGCGGAGGGCCAGATGGCGAACCTGTGCATCACCGACACCGGCATCGGGACACCGGCCGATGAGCGGGCGCGCGTCTTCGACCGGTTCTACCGGGGGAGCAATGTGCGCCATCAGGGGACGACGGGGAGCGGTCTGGGGCTGAGCTTGGCGCGGGCGATCGTGCTGCTGCACGGCGGCACGATCCGCCTGGAGGAGAACCGTCCCACGGGAACGGTCGTCGACGTCCGCCTTCCCCTGGCCGGCCCACCCACCACCTGA
- a CDS encoding PP2C family protein-serine/threonine phosphatase: MPRRINDDERLRRLEAVTDATLSRLDVSDLLDELLDRVRDLLDVDTAAILLLDEHARQLVATAAKGLEEEVREGFRVAVGQGFAGRIAATRRPVRLPDVTEGDVVNPLLLEKGIRSLLGVPIVAGADLIGVLHIGSLSRRDFSDDDVALLELVADRAGLAGRIRSAKLEQQAALALQRSLLPARLPEVPGVELAARYVPGHAAGVGGDWYDVFLLPSGWLGVVIGDVSGHGLASAVVMGRIRSALRAYAMICDDPAQALTLLDRKVQHFEAGSLTTALYVMVSPSRDRVVLSSAGHLRPVVAVPGRPAMLADCIVDPPLGVGRHARSRRSSTLALVPGAVLLCYTDGLVERRDQVIDIGLDRLTGTVRAAPAEDVCVTVMADAGVDQPADDVAVLALRRHP, encoded by the coding sequence GTGCCCCGACGCATCAACGACGACGAGCGGCTGCGCCGTCTCGAGGCGGTCACCGATGCGACGCTGTCCCGGCTCGACGTCTCCGATCTGCTCGACGAGCTGCTGGACCGGGTGCGCGACCTGCTCGACGTGGACACCGCGGCGATCCTGCTGCTCGACGAGCACGCGCGGCAGCTCGTCGCGACCGCGGCGAAGGGTTTGGAGGAGGAGGTCCGGGAGGGCTTCCGGGTCGCGGTCGGGCAGGGGTTCGCCGGGCGGATCGCGGCCACCCGCCGGCCGGTGCGCCTGCCCGACGTGACCGAGGGCGACGTGGTCAACCCGCTGCTGCTGGAGAAGGGGATCCGCTCGCTGCTCGGCGTGCCGATCGTGGCCGGCGCCGACCTGATCGGCGTGCTGCACATCGGCTCGCTGAGCCGGCGCGACTTCAGCGACGACGACGTGGCCCTGCTCGAACTCGTCGCCGACCGGGCCGGGCTCGCCGGGCGGATCCGCTCCGCGAAGCTGGAGCAGCAGGCCGCGCTGGCACTGCAGCGCAGCCTGCTGCCGGCGCGGCTGCCCGAGGTGCCCGGCGTCGAGCTGGCCGCACGCTACGTGCCGGGCCACGCGGCCGGGGTCGGCGGCGACTGGTACGACGTCTTCCTGCTCCCCTCCGGCTGGCTCGGCGTGGTGATCGGCGACGTGTCGGGTCACGGGCTCGCCTCGGCGGTGGTGATGGGACGGATCCGCAGCGCGCTCCGGGCGTACGCGATGATCTGCGACGACCCGGCGCAGGCGCTGACCCTGCTGGACCGCAAGGTCCAGCACTTCGAGGCGGGCAGCCTGACCACCGCGCTCTACGTGATGGTGAGCCCGTCGCGCGACCGGGTGGTGCTCTCCTCGGCCGGGCACCTGCGCCCGGTCGTCGCCGTGCCGGGCCGGCCGGCCATGCTCGCCGACTGCATCGTGGACCCGCCGCTCGGCGTGGGCCGGCACGCGCGCTCCCGGCGCAGCAGCACGCTGGCGCTGGTGCCCGGCGCGGTGCTGCTCTGCTACACCGACGGCCTCGTCGAGCGCCGCGATCAGGTGATCGACATCGGGCTCGACCGGCTGACCGGCACGGTTCGGGCGGCCCCTGCGGAAGACGTGTGCGTTACCGTCATGGCGGATGCGGGCGTGGACCAGCCCGCCGACGACGTGGCGGTCCTCGCGCTGCGGCGCCATCCATAG
- the gabT gene encoding 4-aminobutyrate--2-oxoglutarate transaminase — translation MSSSSSSEELHKRRLAAVARGVGSTISSYIDHAGGGTLTDVDGREWIDFASGIAVTNVGNAAPRVVEAVRQQVERFTHTCFMVAPYESYVAVCEQLIALTPGAFEKRAALFNSGAEAVENAVKIARHATGRQAVVVFDHAYHGRTNLTMALTAKNMPYKHRFGPFAPEVYRAPMSYPLRDGGLDGAEAARRAIDVIEKQVGADNVAAVLIEPIQGEGGFVVPARGFLPALAAWAKHNGVVFIADEIQTGFARTGSWFACADEGVEPDLITTAKGMGGGLPIAAVTGRAELMDAVHAGGLGGTYGGNPVACAAALAAIETMRELDLAASARHIESVLVPALRSLAETDPGIAEVRGRGAMIAIELVQPGGLEPDPVRTAAVSKACHEAGLLTLTCGTYGNVLRFLPPLVISDEDLGRGIEILRSALS, via the coding sequence ATGTCCTCCTCCTCGTCGTCCGAAGAACTGCACAAGCGGCGGCTCGCGGCAGTGGCCCGCGGCGTCGGATCCACCATCTCCTCCTACATCGACCACGCCGGCGGCGGCACGCTGACCGACGTGGACGGCCGGGAGTGGATCGACTTCGCGTCCGGCATCGCGGTCACCAACGTGGGCAACGCCGCGCCGCGCGTCGTTGAGGCGGTCCGCCAGCAGGTCGAGCGGTTCACGCACACCTGCTTCATGGTCGCGCCCTACGAGTCGTACGTGGCGGTCTGCGAGCAGCTGATCGCGCTGACCCCCGGCGCGTTCGAGAAGCGGGCGGCGCTGTTCAACTCCGGCGCCGAGGCCGTGGAGAACGCCGTCAAGATCGCACGGCACGCCACCGGGCGGCAGGCGGTCGTGGTGTTCGACCACGCGTACCACGGCCGGACCAACCTGACCATGGCGCTGACCGCGAAGAACATGCCGTACAAGCACCGGTTCGGGCCGTTCGCCCCGGAGGTCTACCGGGCGCCGATGTCCTACCCGCTGCGCGACGGCGGCCTGGACGGCGCGGAGGCGGCCCGCCGGGCGATCGACGTGATCGAGAAGCAGGTCGGCGCGGACAACGTGGCCGCCGTGCTGATCGAGCCGATCCAGGGCGAGGGCGGGTTCGTGGTGCCGGCCCGGGGCTTCCTGCCGGCGCTGGCGGCGTGGGCGAAGCACAACGGGGTCGTCTTCATCGCCGACGAGATCCAGACCGGGTTCGCCCGTACCGGATCGTGGTTCGCCTGTGCGGACGAGGGCGTCGAGCCGGATCTGATCACCACGGCCAAGGGGATGGGCGGCGGGCTGCCGATCGCCGCCGTGACCGGCCGGGCCGAGCTGATGGACGCGGTGCACGCCGGCGGGCTCGGCGGCACCTACGGCGGCAACCCGGTGGCCTGCGCCGCCGCGCTCGCCGCGATCGAGACGATGCGCGAGCTCGACCTGGCCGCCTCCGCGCGGCACATCGAGTCGGTGCTGGTCCCGGCGCTGCGCTCGCTGGCCGAGACGGATCCCGGCATCGCCGAGGTGCGCGGTCGGGGCGCGATGATCGCGATCGAGCTGGTGCAGCCGGGCGGGCTGGAGCCGGACCCGGTGCGGACCGCCGCGGTGTCCAAGGCCTGTCACGAGGCCGGGCTGCTCACGCTGACCTGCGGCACCTACGGCAACGTGCTGCGGTTCCTGCCGCCGCTGGTGATCTCCGATGAGGACCTCGGGCGCGGTATCGAGATCCTGCGGTCCGCCCTGAGTTGA
- a CDS encoding gamma-aminobutyraldehyde dehydrogenase: protein MSAKTVLHNFVAGEAVAPAEGRYEDLIDPSTGEVFASAPVSGPEDVDRAMQAAATAFEDWRATTPSDRQRALLKFADAIEARADELVSLESQNTGKPLGLTASEELPPAIDQIRFFAGAARLLEGRSAGQYMNGFESYVRREPIGVCAQVTPWNYPLLMAVWKIAPALAAGNAVVLKPSDTTPVTTVKLAEIAAEFFPAGVFNVVLGDRGTGRALVEHRTPQMVSITGSVRAGMEVAGSAAADLKRTHLELGGKAPVVVFDDADVAAAAASIAEAGYFNAGQDCTAATRVLVQAGVYDEFVAALAEQAKGIRTGAPDDEDVLYGPVNNAGQLARVAGFIDRLPDHAVLQAGGARVGERGYFWSPTVVSGLQQTDEIIQNEVFGPVITVQKFTGEDEALAYANGVEYALASSVWTKDHGTAMRMTQKLDFGCVWVNCHIPLVAEMPHGGFKHSGHGKDLSVYGLEDYTRIKHVMHNVGA from the coding sequence ATGAGCGCCAAGACGGTTCTGCACAACTTCGTCGCCGGCGAGGCCGTCGCGCCCGCCGAGGGACGCTACGAGGATCTGATCGACCCGTCGACCGGCGAGGTGTTCGCGTCGGCGCCCGTCTCCGGGCCCGAGGACGTCGATCGGGCCATGCAGGCCGCCGCGACCGCGTTCGAGGACTGGCGCGCCACCACACCGAGCGACCGGCAGCGGGCGCTGCTCAAGTTCGCCGACGCGATCGAGGCGCGCGCCGACGAACTGGTCTCCCTCGAGTCGCAGAACACCGGCAAGCCGCTCGGCCTGACCGCCAGCGAGGAGCTGCCACCGGCGATCGACCAGATCCGCTTCTTCGCCGGCGCCGCCCGCCTGCTCGAGGGCCGCTCCGCCGGGCAGTACATGAACGGCTTCGAGAGCTACGTGCGGCGCGAGCCGATCGGCGTCTGCGCGCAGGTCACGCCCTGGAACTACCCGCTGCTGATGGCGGTCTGGAAGATCGCGCCGGCGCTCGCCGCGGGCAACGCGGTGGTGCTCAAGCCGTCCGACACCACCCCGGTCACCACGGTGAAGCTGGCCGAGATCGCCGCCGAGTTCTTCCCGGCCGGCGTCTTCAACGTGGTCCTCGGCGACCGCGGCACCGGCCGCGCCCTGGTCGAGCACAGGACCCCGCAGATGGTGTCGATCACCGGCTCGGTCCGGGCCGGCATGGAGGTGGCCGGCTCGGCCGCCGCCGACCTCAAGCGCACCCACCTGGAGCTGGGCGGCAAGGCCCCGGTCGTGGTCTTCGACGACGCCGACGTGGCGGCCGCCGCCGCGTCGATCGCCGAGGCGGGCTACTTCAACGCCGGTCAGGACTGCACGGCCGCGACCCGTGTGCTGGTGCAGGCCGGCGTCTACGACGAGTTCGTGGCGGCGCTGGCCGAGCAGGCCAAGGGGATCCGCACCGGCGCGCCGGACGACGAGGACGTGCTCTACGGCCCGGTCAACAACGCCGGCCAGCTGGCCCGGGTCGCCGGGTTCATCGACCGGTTGCCGGACCACGCGGTGCTGCAGGCCGGTGGCGCGCGGGTCGGCGAGCGCGGCTACTTCTGGTCGCCCACCGTGGTCTCCGGCCTCCAGCAGACCGACGAGATCATCCAGAACGAGGTGTTCGGCCCGGTCATCACGGTCCAGAAGTTCACCGGGGAGGACGAGGCGCTCGCCTACGCCAACGGCGTCGAGTACGCGCTGGCCTCCAGCGTCTGGACCAAGGACCACGGCACCGCCATGCGGATGACGCAGAAGCTGGACTTCGGCTGCGTCTGGGTCAACTGCCACATCCCGCTGGTCGCCGAGATGCCGCACGGCGGTTTCAAGCACTCCGGGCACGGCAAGGACCTTTCCGTGTACGGGTTGGAGGACTACACCCGTATCAAGCACGTCATGCACAACGTCGGAGCCTGA
- a CDS encoding NAD(P)/FAD-dependent oxidoreductase gives MSATSPSFWLDSLGPLDRRPALPGDRTADVAIVGGGYTGLWTAYYLAKADPTLSIVVLEAEYCGFGASGRNGGWASGLFPVAEEKLARRYGGERAAAMHIALGDAVDEVGRVAAAEGIDCDYAKGGTISLVRSPAQLRRARSAPGFVGADEARAICGANDVLGGIYSEHCAALHPAKLARGLASAAERLGVTIHEGTRALRISRGTVVTDHGTVRAGTVVRALEGYTAALAGHRRRLAPVYSLMIATEPLPAAFWERVGLARRETFTDERRMVIYGQRTADDRLAFGGRGAPYHFGSKIRPEYDRVPQVFEALRRTLGELFDIDPPIAYRWGGPLGIPRDWMPSVGLRDGIGWSGGYVGDGVAAANLGGRTLADLIRGESTERTGLPWVGHRSRRWEPEPARWLGINVGLRATALLDAWDRRPAA, from the coding sequence TTGAGCGCCACCAGCCCCTCGTTCTGGCTCGACTCCCTCGGCCCACTGGACCGCCGCCCCGCCCTGCCCGGTGACCGCACCGCGGACGTGGCGATCGTCGGCGGCGGATACACCGGCCTCTGGACCGCGTACTACCTGGCGAAGGCCGACCCCACGCTGTCGATCGTCGTGCTGGAGGCGGAGTACTGCGGGTTCGGCGCGTCCGGCCGCAACGGCGGCTGGGCGTCCGGGCTGTTCCCGGTCGCCGAGGAGAAACTGGCCCGCCGGTACGGCGGCGAGCGGGCCGCGGCCATGCACATCGCGCTCGGCGACGCCGTCGACGAGGTGGGCCGGGTCGCCGCGGCCGAGGGCATCGACTGCGACTACGCCAAGGGCGGCACGATCTCGCTGGTCCGCAGCCCGGCGCAGCTGCGGCGGGCCCGGTCGGCGCCGGGTTTCGTCGGCGCGGACGAGGCGCGGGCCATCTGCGGCGCCAACGACGTGCTCGGCGGCATCTACAGCGAGCACTGCGCGGCGCTGCACCCGGCGAAACTGGCCCGCGGCCTGGCGTCCGCCGCCGAGCGGCTCGGCGTCACGATCCACGAGGGCACCCGGGCGCTGCGGATCAGCCGCGGCACGGTCGTCACCGACCACGGCACGGTACGCGCCGGCACCGTGGTCCGCGCGCTGGAGGGATACACGGCCGCGCTGGCCGGGCACCGCCGCCGGCTCGCGCCGGTCTACAGCCTGATGATCGCGACCGAGCCGCTGCCGGCCGCGTTCTGGGAACGGGTCGGCCTGGCCCGGCGGGAGACCTTCACCGACGAACGGCGCATGGTCATCTACGGCCAGCGTACGGCCGACGACCGTCTCGCCTTCGGCGGGCGAGGCGCGCCCTACCACTTCGGCTCCAAGATCCGGCCCGAGTACGACCGGGTGCCGCAGGTCTTCGAGGCGCTGCGGCGCACCCTGGGTGAGCTGTTCGACATCGACCCGCCCATCGCGTACCGCTGGGGCGGCCCCCTCGGCATCCCCCGCGACTGGATGCCGTCGGTCGGCCTGCGCGACGGCATCGGCTGGTCCGGCGGGTACGTCGGTGACGGGGTCGCGGCGGCCAACCTCGGCGGGCGTACCCTCGCCGACCTGATCCGCGGCGAGTCGACCGAGCGGACCGGCCTGCCGTGGGTGGGTCACCGCTCGCGGCGCTGGGAGCCGGAGCCCGCCCGCTGGCTGGGCATCAACGTCGGGTTGCGCGCAACGGCGCTGCTGGACGCCTGGGACCGCCGACCCGCGGCCTGA
- a CDS encoding Lrp/AsnC family transcriptional regulator translates to MTDVALDEINKQIIEHLQRDGRMSYATLAKTIGLSEAAVRQRVQRLLDNDLMQIVAVTDPLTLGFARQAMVGLRVTGDLRQIADEIAAIPEVDYVVICAGRYDLLVELVCTDDEHLLDLLNEKIRTVKGVTEADTFMYLKLAKQTYAWGTR, encoded by the coding sequence GTGACCGACGTGGCTCTGGACGAGATCAACAAGCAGATCATCGAGCATCTACAGCGCGACGGCCGGATGTCCTACGCGACGCTCGCGAAGACGATCGGCCTCTCCGAGGCGGCGGTGCGCCAGCGGGTGCAGCGTCTGCTCGACAACGACCTCATGCAGATAGTGGCCGTGACCGACCCGCTGACCCTGGGCTTCGCCCGGCAGGCGATGGTCGGCCTGCGCGTCACCGGCGACCTGCGGCAGATCGCCGACGAGATCGCCGCCATCCCCGAGGTCGACTACGTGGTGATCTGCGCGGGACGCTACGACCTGCTCGTCGAGCTGGTCTGCACCGACGACGAGCACCTGCTGGACCTGCTCAACGAGAAGATCCGCACGGTCAAGGGCGTCACCGAGGCCGACACCTTCATGTACCTGAAACTCGCCAAACAGACCTACGCCTGGGGAACACGTTAA